CGCAGTTCGAGTGGACCTGGCTGCCGATAACGAGAGCGTGGCCAATGTCCACACCATCGATTGGATCGGAACCGAGCAGTAGAAAAGGTTTCCCAGCGTACGACGGCGGGCCGGTCGCCTTTCGGTGACCGACCCGCCGTCGTCTGCTTCCTTAGCGCCCGAGCGCCAAGAGGCTACGGCACGTGCCGCTCTTCGGGTCCGTTGTATTCGCTGAGCGGACGGATAAGGGAATTCGAGGCAAACTGTTCCATGATGTGTGCTGTCCAGCCGGTGATCCGGCTGGCGACGAACAATGGGGTGAACGTCTGCGTATCGAAGCCCATGAGGTGGTACGTGGGGCCCGCGGGGTAATCGAGGTTGGGCTTGATGGCTTTGGCTTCGTCCATGGCTTGTTCGAGTCCGTTGTAGAGTCCCAGGAGTTCGGGGCGTCCGTAATGGGCGATCATCTTGTCCAGGGCGGCCTTCATGGTGGGTACCCGGGAGTCGCCGTGCTTGTAGACGCGGTGCCCGAAGCCCATGACTTTCTTCTTCTGGGCCAGGGCGTCTTCCATCCATGCCCGGGCCCGGACCGCGGCTTCCTCCATGGATTCTTCGCTGCGGATGCCGATCTCATCGAAGGTGTGCATGACGGCTTCGTTGGCGCCGCCGTGGAGCGGGCCTTTGAGGGCGCCGATGGCAGCGGTCACGGCCGAGTGCAGATCCGAGAGCGTGGAGGTGACTACGCGGGCTGTGAACGTGGAGGCGTTGAAGGAGTGCTCCGCGTACAGGATCATCGAGACGTTGAACGCCTCCACAACCTCCACCACAGCTTCTTCACCGAACGTCATCCACAGGAAGTTCGCGGAGTAGTCCAGGTCCTCCCGCGGTTCCACTGCGTCCTGGCCGCGCCGGCGGCGCTGGTCATAGGCCACGACGGCAGGCATCGCAGCCCAGAGGTCAATCGCCTTCTTCATGTTGGCATCGGGAGATGAGTCCTCGGCCAGCTCGTGCCGGGCTCCCAGCACGGACGCTGCCGTACGGCAAACATCCATGGGATGTGAGGTGGTGGGCAACGTGTCTATAACTGACTTGACCACAGGGTCCAGGGCACGCCCCCGGCGTTCGCGGGCAACAAATTCAGCCAGTTGGGCATCGTCGGGCAGTTCGCCGTTCCACAGCAGGTAGGCAACTTCTTCGAAGCTGCACTTGGCGGCCAGTTCCTGGACCGGGTATCCCCGGTACAGCAGCGAGTTGGTGTCCGGGTTGACCTTCGAGACGGCGGTGTAGTCCACCACGACGCCGGCAAGGCCTTTTTTAATGTCTTCAGCAGCCATGCTGAACTCCTTCGTTCATTATGCAAGCGCCCCGGTTTGCCGGAGTGCCTGCTGTCCCCTTGGTGATTCCCGGACCTAGCGGATGCCAGGAACCTGGAAGTTGAAAACGCCGGTATCGAACTGGTTGTAGGCCTCGTAATCCACGAGTTCATAGAGGCGCGCACGCGTGAGCATGTTTTCCACTTGTGCCTCTTGGGTCCCCGCAGCCTTAATCGATTCCAGCGTACGCTCTGCAGCGCCCATGGCAATGCGGAGGAGGGTAACGGGGTATATGACCATGTTTACCCCGACGCCCTGGAGCTGGTCCACGGTGAAGAGGTCGCTTTTGCCGAACTCTGTCATGTTGGCCAGGATGGGCACGTCCACGGCGTCGCGGATGGCCTGGAATTCGCTCAAATCGGCCATGGCTTCGGGGAAGATGGCGTCGGCGCCGGCGTCCACGAGGGCTTTGGCGCGGTCCTGGGCTGCTTGGATTCCATCGACGGCGCGGATATCGGTGCGGGCCATGATGAGGAAGTTCGCATCCCGGCGTGCGTCTGCTGCGGCGCGGATGCGTTTGGTGGCGGTGTCGATGTCCACGACGTTTTTGCCGTCCAGGTGGCCACAGCGTTTGGGGTTGAACTGGTCCTCGATGTGGCATCCGGCCAGGCCTGCGTTTTCGAGTTCCTGGATGGTGCGGGCCACGTTCATGGGTTCACCGAAGCCGGTGTCCGCATCCACGAGTGACGGAAGGTCGGTCATACGGGCGATCTGCCCGGCGCGGGTGGCCACCTCTGTCAGCGTGGTCAGGCCGATGTCGGGCAGGCCGAGGTCGTTGGCCAGGACCGCGCCGGAGATGTAGACCCCGGCGAAGCCCTTTTCCTCGATCAGCCGTGCCGAGAGCGGGTTGAACGCGCCCGGGAACTGGTGCACGGTCCCGGAAGCCAGCAGTTCCCTGAGCTTCAGCCTTTTCTGTTCGGGTGTGGTTGTGGAGTACAGCATTTAGAACAGTCCCTTCGGCGCGTTGGTGAGGTCGATCACGCCGGGGGCTGCGGTGATGTTCAGCTGGTCCAGTTCGCCTGCGGCCAGTTCGGTGACGCGTTCGACGGCGGTGAGGAACCTTTCGATTTCGGCTTCCTCTACGAGACCGGCGGCGAGGGTGCGGAACTTGTTGATGTACTGCTCGCGGGCGAACGGCCGGGCACCGAGCGGGTGCGCATCGGCCACGGCGATTTCATCGGTGATGACGGTGCCGTCGGTGAGCGTGATTTCCACGGAACCGCCGAAGGCCTTTTCCGCGATGTCCAGGGAGTGGTAGCGGCGGGTCCATTCCGGGTCTTCCACGGTGGTGACTTTCTGCCACAGTTCCACGGTGTCCGGGCGGGCCGCGCGTTCGGGAGTGTAGGAATCCACGTGGTGCCAGGCGCCGTCCTGCAGGGCGACGGTGAAGATGTATGGGATGGAGTGGTCCAGGGTTTCCCGGGACGCTGTGGGGGAGTACTTCTGGGGATCGTTCGCGCCGGAACCGATCACGTAGTGCGTGTGGTGGCTGGTTTTGATCAGCACCGACTTCACATTTGCAGGTTCGGTGGTTTCGGGGTGCTCGCGGTTGAGTTTGCGGGCCAGGTCGATCCACGCCTGGGCCTGGTACTCGGCGGAGTGTTCCTTGGTGTAGGTGTCCAGGATGGCGCGCTTGGCTTCACCGGGCAGCGGCAGGGGGACTTCGTAGGAGGCGTCCGGGCCGTCCAGCATCCAGGCGATCACGCCGTCTTCGCCTTCGTAGATCGGCACGGGGGAGGTCTGTCCGCGCATGGAACGGTCCACCGCTTCGACGGCCATCTTGCCCGCGAAGGCCGGGGCGTGGGCCTTCCATGTGGAGATTTCGCCCTTGCGGGACTGCCGGGTGGCGGTGGTGGTGTGCAGGGCCTGGCCCACGGACTGGAAGATCGTCTCCACATCCAGCCCAAGGAGAGTACCGATACCTGCGGCTGCGGACGGGCCAAGGTGGGCGACGTGGTCGATCTTGTGCTTGTGCAGGCAGATGGCCTTGACCAGGTTCACCTGGATTTCATACCCGGTGGCGATGCCGCGCACGAGGTCGGCACCGCTGGCACCGACGTGCTGGGCGACGGCGAGGATCGGCGGGATGTTATCTCCGGGGTGGGAGTAGTCCGCGGCCAGGAACGTGTCGTGGTAGTCCAGCTCGCGAACGGCTACCCCGTTGGCCCAGGCAGCCCATTCGGGGGAGACCCGTTCCGTGATACCGAAAACGTGCCCGCCCTTGCCGTTCGTGGACGGCCCATGCGTCAATGCCTGGGCACGTGCTGCGACGATCGGTGCCCGGTTCAGGGAGGCAATGGCCACCGACGCGTTGTCGATGATCCGGTTGATCACCATATCCGTGACCTCGGGAGTGACGTCGACGGGGTCGGCGGCGACCACGGCGATCTTGTGCGCCAACTGCTCCTCACGCGGGAGGTTCTCTTCGCTCTTGTAAACGCGGATGTGGTGGTTCTTAACCATGGTGCTCCTTCTACTGAGGGTCTTTAGCGGGCCACATGAGCGGCTTTGACGTGGGTAAGGCTGCGGTGCAAATGAAGTGTGGTGGCTGCTTCGGCCAGCCGGGGATTCCCTGCGGCGATCGCTTCGGCAATGGCCGCATGTTCTGCGGCTGCGGCATGGAGCCTGGCGGCGTCATCGGCTGCCAGCCGGCGCACCCGTACCAGATGCACGCGCAGGCTCCGCATGGCCTGGGCAAGGTAGGAGTTGGAGATCGCAGCATCGATGGCCTCATCGAGCCGGCTAACCAACGCGTAATACTCGTGCCGGCCAGGATCCTTCTCGCTGAGCAGATCCGGAGCCCTCAGCAGCTGCGCCTGCAGCTCGGCGAAGACGCCCGGCTCTCCGCGCTGTGCGGCCAACGCTGCGGCCCTGACTTCGAGTGTTTCGCGCAATTCGAACAGTTCGTCGATGCTGTCCAGCGAGATATCGGTGACGACGACGCCGCGGCCGCCTGCCGCCGTCGTCAATCCCTCAGCCATCAGCCGGCCCAACGCCTCCCGCACCGGCGTGCGGGAAACCCCCAGCCGCTCGGACTGCTCCACTTCCGCGAGGACCGTGCCCGGCCGCAGGCGCCACTCAATGATGTCTTCACGGAGAGCCGCATAGGCCCGATCACTGGCGCGCATGATCTCAGTGTATACACAAACTCGAGAAAATTGAATAAATCTTCAAGAAGAGTGGAGCAATGTATACATTTGCGGGCTCTGTGGGGAACTTGAGGTCCAGATCGCGGGCGGACCAGTCGTTAAGGCGCGTGTTAGCCCCGGTTCCAGCCGTACTCGTTCTCCGGGCGGCCCGGTGTTCCGTAGCGCGGGGCCCTGGTGACCGTCCCGGCGTCGGCCAGGTACTCCAAGTACCGGCGGGCCGTGACCCGGGACATTCCCAAGGCTTCCATGACTTCACTGGCGGATACGGCTTGCTGCCGCGCGCGGACCAAATCCTTCACCGACTCCAAGGTGGAACCGGACAACCCCTTCGGCAGTGGTAGTTCCGTGGGTGCCCGGAGACTCGCGAAGGCCTGGTCCACGTCGCTCTGGGATGCTCCGGCCTTGGAGATGCCGGACACCGCGCCCGCCAGTTGATCACGGAAAGTGCGGTAGCTGTTCAGCTTGTCGGCAAAGGTCGCGTAAGTGAAGGGCTTGATCAAATACTGCACGACGCCGATGGAAACGGCGCTGCGCACGATGTTCAATTCACGGACGGCTGTGATGGCAACAATGTCGGCGAAGACTCCCGCCGAGCGCATGCGTCGGGCAACATCCAACCCATGAAGGTCCGGCAGGTTCATATCGAGCAGCACCAGGTCCACCGGCGAGCCGGACGCAGCGAATTCGCCAAGGATGCGCAGTGCAGACTGGCCATCCGGGGCCGTTCCCACCAGCGTGAACCCTTGGAGCCTGCCCACGTAAATAGAGTGGGCGTCTGAGGCGATGGGCTCGTCCTCGACCACCAGGACGCGGATGTCTGTCATGCATTCTCTTCCTCGGTAACGGGCGCGGGCAGCACAACATGGAACTGGGCGCCGCCTGGATTGCTGATCGTCATAGTACCGTTCAGCCGCTGGACCGCCTGCCGGACCAAGGCAAGGCCGACACCACGCCCATGGGCTCCCCGCGGATTGTCCTGGGCGGACTTGGTGCTGTACCCGTACTGCAACACATCATCGATCGAACCAGGATCGATACCGGCCCCGGAATCCCGAACAGTGAATCCAACACCGGCCACACTGGCTTCGACGTCCAGTTCCACCTTTCGGGGCATCTCACCGGACGCGGCAGCATCAATGGCGTTGTCCAGGAGGTTTCCCAGAATCGTCACAAGGTCCTGGATTTCCAGACCACGGACACCCGAACTCCCTGATGTCCGAACCACCAATTCCACCCCACGCTCATGTGCTTCGGCGGACTTGCCCATCACCAATGCACTCATCACCGGTTCATCCACCGAAGCAAGCATGTCGTCCGTGAGCTGCTGGCTGAGCTCCAGGTCCTTGGTGGCGAACTCCAGTGCTTGGGGCGTGCGGCCCAACTCAAGAAGGGAAACGATCATATGCAGGCGATTGGCATGCTCATGGGTCTGGGCCCGCAAGGCATCCGAGAGTGTCTTCATTGTCTCCAGCTCTGTCCCCAAAGACTCAATCTCAGTGCGGTCGCGAATGGTGGCCACTGTGCCGTAGACCGATGGCTTTTGCCGGCTGCGGGCAGGAACCGGGCCCACTGCAGGGGCTTGGTTGACCACCAGGATCCGTGAACCAGTCAAATGGATTTCGTCATGGGCTGGCCTGCCGGATTCGAAAAGCGCTCGCAGGCTCCCGTCGAAGGGGAGGTCGGACAGCTTGGGAGCATCATCGGGGGAGCGATCGGCCTCGGAAGGTTCCAGTCCCAGCAACTCCGCGGCTTGATCGTTGTACATCACTGCTTTTCCGCGGGTATCGATCAGGATCACGCCTTCACGGACGGAGTGCAGGACTGATTCGTAGTAGGCGAAGAGCTGTGCGAGCTGTTCCGGACCCCAGCCACGCGTCACGGAGCGCAGGTAACGTCCGAGCAGCCAGGAGGCTATGGAGCCAAAGAACAACACCACCAGCGCGATGCCGCCAATCACTCCCAGCCTTTCGGCGACATCAGTGTCCACGGTTCTGACGGTGATGCCTGCCGCCACCAAGGCCTTGACGGTTCCACCAGAGTCCTTCACCGGCACAATCGTCCGGACCGAGGGCCCCAATGTACCCGCAGTGACTTCCGTGAAAGTCTCACCCCGCAGGGCAGGCTCGATCGTGCCGATATACGGCTTGCCCAGCTCTTCGGGACGGGGATGGGTCCATCGGGTCCGGTCGGGAGCCATGATGGTGATGAAATCTGCGTCCGCGTCCTTCATGACCTCCAGCGCATAGGGCTGCAGTATGGCTGACGGATCAGAAGTTGCCGCCGCCTGCAACACCAGTGGGTTGTTGGCAATGGACGTCGCGATCGCAAGCATCCGGCTGCCCGCATCCTCGTATGCCCTGTCCCGTGCCTCCAGTACCGAGAACGCGCCGAAGACAGCTGTCAGCACCAGCACGAACAGCAGGTTTGCCACAAACAAGCGGCGGGCGATGCTCCAGCGATGAAACAAGTAGGCCTCCCATGACCAATATGACCGCAACGGTGATGTGTGTCACCCATGGCTGAATGATGGATATCACACAAGGGCAGCGGATTGGACACAAGTGCAGGACCGCAGCGCCTTACACAGTATCCAGAAGGAGAATCCCATGACCTCTCAACGAGGAGAGTCGGCAGTAGCCACCACCGGTGGACGCAGGGGGCTCGACAAGTCGCATTACCTGTACATCGCGGTCATCCTGGCCGTAGTGCTCGGTGCCGTGGTCGGCCTGCTGTTCCCTGAGGTTGGAAAGTCCCTGAAGCCGCTCGGTGATGGCTTCATCAAGCTCATCAAAATGATGATCGCTCCGGTCATCTTCTGCACCATCGTCCTGGGCATCGGTTCCATCGCCAAAGCCGCAACCGTCGGCAAGGTAGGTGGACTCGCACTTGGCTACTTCGTGGCCATGTCAACCTTCGCACTGGCTATCGGCCTCGTTGTCGGCAACCTCATTCACCCGGGTGAGGGCCTGAAGCTGACTCCGTACGATCCCAACAAGAAGGCGGCCACGGACAGCACCGTGGACTTCCTGATGGGCATCATCCCCAGCGACATTCCCGTCCTGCCCACACTCCTCGCAGCCATCCTGGTGGGCTTCGCGCTCCAGAAGATGGGTAAGCAGGGCACCCCGATCCTTACCGCCATCGGCCACGGACAGCGCCTTGTCTTCCGGATCCTCATCATGATCATGTGGCTGGCTCCCGTCGGCGCCTTCGGTGCGATCGCCGCCGTCGTTGGTGCCACTGGCGTCCAGGCAATCCTCGGCATGTTCACCCTGATGGTGGCCTTCTATATCACCTGCGCAGTGTTCATCGTGGTCATCCTCGGCTCCCTGCTCCGTGCGGTGGCCGGTGTCAACATCTTCAAGCTGATGAAGTACCTGGCCCGTGAATACCTCCTCATCTTCTCCACGTCATCCTCCGAGGCAGCCCTGCCCCGCCTTATCGCCAAGATGGAACACCTGGGTGTCTCCAAGCCGGTTGTCGGCGTGACCGTGCCCACCGGCTACTCGTTCAACCTTGACGGCACGGCCATCTACCTGACCATGGCCTCCCTGTTCGTCGCCAACGCCATGGGTACGCCGCTGGACCTGGGTGCCCAGATCTCACTGCTCGTGTTCATGATCATCGCTTCCAAGGGCGCCGCAGGCGTCACTGGAGCTGGCCTGGCAACGCTTGCCGCTGGCCTGCAGGCACACAGGCCCGAGCTCCTTGGCGGCGTGGGCATGATCGTTGGCATCGACCGCTTCATGTCAGAGGCCCGTGCACTGACGAACTTCACCGGCAACGCCGTTGCCACCGTTCTGATCGGCACCTGGGTCAAGGAAATCGACAACGCCCAGGTGGAGCGCGTTCTCTCCGGCAGCGAGCCGTTCGACGAGACGACAATGATCGCCCACGGCGCCGAGGCTGAGACGGCTCCGGAAACTGAAACCCGCCACAAGGCAACCATCTAACACCAATACATAGCAACGAGGACCGACACCCATTCGGGGTGTCGGTCCTCTGCCGTTCGTCAAGGAAGACAAGGAGGCCCGGCAGCCAAGCAAAGCAAGCCTTCGACCGGCCAACCTTCGACCTCAACTAGAGGGTCAAGGCTCAAAGATCAACGAAAGTCAAGTTCCCTGAAATGCCGTGTCGGGCGCTGTAGCCTAGGTGGGTAGCAGCGCTGTACCCAGGGGAACAGCGGCAGGGAAGATCGTCGTCGAAAGAGTGGTTAGATACGTGAGCAGCGAACGGGGAACAGCTACGCTGGGAGACACCGAGCTCGATCTGGAAGACGCCATCATGGGGCCTACGGGCCGTCCTTACCGCGACTTCCCGGAACCGGCTCCACTTGCCTCCCACGGCCCGGCAAGGGTCATCGCCATGGTTAACCAGAAGGGCGGAGTGGGCAAAACCACGTCCACCATCAACCTTGCGGCGGCCCTCGCGGAGTATGGCCGGCGGGTGCTTTTGGTGGACTTTGATCCACAAGGTGCTCTTTCTGCAGGGCTCGGCGCCAATCCGCACGAACTCGATCTCACCGTCTACAACGTCCTCATGGACCGCAAAGTGAACATCCGGGATGCTATCCAGCAGACCGGCGTGGAAGGTGTGGATCTTCTGCCTGCAAACATCGACCTCTCCGCTGCTGAAGTGCAGCTGGTCAACGAAGTCGCCCGCGAGCAAGTCCTGGACCGCGCACTCAAGAGTGTTGAAGATGACTACGACGTCGTGCTGATCGACTGCCAGCCGTCGCTCGGCCTGTTGACTGTCAACGCACTGACCGCCGCCCATGGCGTCATCATTCCGTTGATTTGCGAGTTCTTCGCGCTTCGCGCAGTGGCCCTCCTCGTGGAAACCATCGAGAAGGTGCAGGACCGTTTGAATCCACGTCTGCAGGTGGACGGCGTCCTGGCCACCATGTACGACGCCCGCACCCTGCACAGCCGCGAAGTCATCTCGCGCCTCGTGGAGGCCTTCGGTGACAAGGTTTTCGAGACCGTCATCAAGCGTTCCATTAAGTTCGCGGACGCCACAGTGGCCGCGGAACCCATTACGAGCTACGCCGGCAACCACATCGGTGCAGACGCCTACCGCCGCCTCGCAAAAGAACTTATCTCGCGCGGCGGCGCGCCGTAGCGGACACGTGGGACGGTCACTCGCCGAGGCGGCAAGTCCGGAGAAAACGTCCGACGCCGGCACCTCCGACACCCGCAAGGCGGGCTTTGAGGTTCGGCTCGCAAACTTTACCGGGCCGTTCGACCTCTTGCTGGGCCTGATATCCAAGCACAAGCTGGACATCACCGAGGTGGCCTTGGCTACCGTCACCGATGAATTCATCAAGTACATCCGCCGCCTCCAGGAACTGGGGGAGGACTGGGCGTTGGACGAGGCCAGCGAATTCCTGGTGATCGCTGCCACGCTCCTGGACCTCAAAGCTGCCCGGCTCCTTCCCGCTGGCGAAGTAGAGGACGACGAAGATATTGCTCTCCTGGAAGCCCGGGACTTGCTCTTCGCACGGCTGCTCCAGTACAAGGCGTTCAAGCAAGTGGCAGGTCTCATCAGTGAAACCCTGGAACAGGAAGAGCGAAGATACCCGCGCCAAGTGGCACTGGAGGCCCATTTCGCCGCGCTGCTGCCCGAACTTGTGTGGCGGCACACCCCTGAACAGTTCGCGGAGCTTGCCGCCAAGGCACTGAAGCCAAAGGACTCGGCGCCCGCAGAGGTGGGATTGGACCATCTCCACGCACCCCCGGTGAGCGTCAAGGAGCAAGCCGAGATCATCGGATACCGGCTTCAACTTGGAGCCCCCCTCTCCTTCCGCGTGCTGATAGCCGACGCCGAGACAACATTGGTGGTGGTGGCCCGCTTCCTGGCCTTGCTGGAGATGTTCCGGGACAGGGTTGTGGCATTCGAGCAGGCAGGTCCGTTGGCAGAACTGACAGTGCGATGGACCGCGGATGTGGCCGAATGGGACAGCTCGAACCTGAGCGAAGAGTACGAGGAAACGACCGAAGGGGACAGCGAATGACTGAGCAGGACATGGCCGCAGCCGGCCTTGCTGAGCTCGAAACCCTGCCTGGCGGGGCGCGGGCAGCGTTGGAAGCTGTGCTCATGGTCATCGATGAGCCAGCCACCTCGGAGGAGTTGGCTGCGGGATTGAACGTAACGGTCGCCGTCGTCGAGGATTTGCTGCAGGACCTGCAGCGGGAGTATAGCGGCTATACTGTTAAAGCCCCGGACGTGGATGCTGTCGGCTTTGCCGTTGCCAGCTCTGCCCCCCGGGGTTTTGAATTGCGGAACGTCGCCGGTGGGTGGCGGATCTATTCACGGTCTGACTTTGCGGACATCGTGGGCAGGTTCGTCCTCGAAGGGCAGACCACCAGGCTCACTCAGGCAGCGCTTGAAACTCTGGCGGTCATTGCCTACAGGCAGCCGGTCTCCAGGGCCCGGGTGTCCGCAATTCGAGGCGTCAACGTCGATTCTGTGGTCCGGACTCTTACCCAGCGTGGTCTGATCGAAGACTCCGGGAACGATCCCGAATCAGGGGCTGTCCTGTACAGGACAACCTCCTACTTCCTGGAACGGATGGGCATCGGCTCGGTGGCGGAACTGCCCCAGCTCTCGCCGCACCTTCCGGGTTTGGAAGGGATCGACGAGTACTACGACGCCAGCCGGATGTAAGCCCGGCAACGCACGAAAACTACATACTGATTCACGGCAGCGCATGGACGGTGCCACGGCAACAAGGGGCAGACGATGTCTGCCCGGCTGGCTAGTGTTGATTGCAGCACTAATTGCCGGCCATTACTACACAAGGACGGGTCATGACACAGGCGGGACGCCAGGGTTCACCACGTAACAGTTCGGGACGCAACAGTTCTGGACGCAATGAGGCAAGGGGCGGCACAGGCCGCTCCAACGCCGGCGGCTTCTCCGGCCGCGGCGGCAGTGCCGGCGCTGGAAAGCGCAACTTCACTCAGGGCGAGGGCCGCCCGTTCAAGGCTTCAAAGCCACGGGAAGCGGCCCCTTTCGATCCCGATAACCCCACAACGGCTGGCGATTACGATCGCGGCCAGGCCGCCAGGCCTGCCAAGCCCTTCCGCAAGCCCGGCTCCAACAAGCCTGGTTACGGCAAGGCTCCCGGAACACCCGGTGCGTTGAAGCCCAAGGCGAAGCCCGCCAGGCAGTATGGCTCCAAGGCTTTCGGCAGCGAACGCTTCGGCCAGAACCTGGGCCCCATCCGCAAGCCTGCCCGCAACCGCGGTCCGCGCCAGGAAGTCCCGCAGTCGGACCTCCACGATGTCGACGGCGTGCGCCTGCAGAAGGTCATGGCGCAGGCCGGCGTGGCTTCCCGGCGCGTGTGTGAGGAAATGATCCTCGAAGGCCGCGTCGAGGTAGATGGCGTGGTCACTACCGAGCTTGGCATGCGTGTGGATCCCAAGACCGCCGTGATTCACGTTGACGGTATCCGTATCCAGCTCGACGAAACCCTTGTCTACATGGTCTTCAACAAGCCCAAGGGCGTTGTTTCCACCATGGAAGACCCCGAGGGCCGCCCGTGCATCAGCGATTTCCTGAAGAACGCCAAGGGGGAGAGGCTCTTCCACGTCGGGCGCTTGGATGTCGGCACCGAAGGGCTGCTGTTGTTGACCAACGACGGCGAACTCGCCAACCGCCTGACCCACCCGTCCTATGAGGTTCCCAAGACGTACCTGGTCCAGGTTCGCGGTCCCTTCCCGCAGGGCGTCGGCGCGCAGCTGAAGTCCGGCGTCGAGCTTGAAGACGGTCTGGCAACAGTGGATTCCTTCCGCCTGGTTGACTCCACACCTGGCCACGTCCTCATTGAAGTTGTCCTGCACTCCGGCAAGAACCGAATCGTTCGCCGCATGTTTGATGCCGTTGGTTTCCCGGTAGAGCGTCTTGTCCGTGTCAAGATCGGTCCCATTGGCCTGGGAGACCAGCGCCAAGGAAGCATCCGCAACCTCGGCAGGCAGGAAGTCGGTCACCTTCTGGCATCTGTGGGGCTCT
This genomic stretch from Micrococcaceae bacterium Sec5.1 harbors:
- a CDS encoding pseudouridine synthase, with product MTQAGRQGSPRNSSGRNSSGRNEARGGTGRSNAGGFSGRGGSAGAGKRNFTQGEGRPFKASKPREAAPFDPDNPTTAGDYDRGQAARPAKPFRKPGSNKPGYGKAPGTPGALKPKAKPARQYGSKAFGSERFGQNLGPIRKPARNRGPRQEVPQSDLHDVDGVRLQKVMAQAGVASRRVCEEMILEGRVEVDGVVTTELGMRVDPKTAVIHVDGIRIQLDETLVYMVFNKPKGVVSTMEDPEGRPCISDFLKNAKGERLFHVGRLDVGTEGLLLLTNDGELANRLTHPSYEVPKTYLVQVRGPFPQGVGAQLKSGVELEDGLATVDSFRLVDSTPGHVLIEVVLHSGKNRIVRRMFDAVGFPVERLVRVKIGPIGLGDQRQGSIRNLGRQEVGHLLASVGL
- a CDS encoding SMC-Scp complex subunit ScpB, which encodes MTEQDMAAAGLAELETLPGGARAALEAVLMVIDEPATSEELAAGLNVTVAVVEDLLQDLQREYSGYTVKAPDVDAVGFAVASSAPRGFELRNVAGGWRIYSRSDFADIVGRFVLEGQTTRLTQAALETLAVIAYRQPVSRARVSAIRGVNVDSVVRTLTQRGLIEDSGNDPESGAVLYRTTSYFLERMGIGSVAELPQLSPHLPGLEGIDEYYDASRM
- a CDS encoding ScpA family protein, with amino-acid sequence MGRSLAEAASPEKTSDAGTSDTRKAGFEVRLANFTGPFDLLLGLISKHKLDITEVALATVTDEFIKYIRRLQELGEDWALDEASEFLVIAATLLDLKAARLLPAGEVEDDEDIALLEARDLLFARLLQYKAFKQVAGLISETLEQEERRYPRQVALEAHFAALLPELVWRHTPEQFAELAAKALKPKDSAPAEVGLDHLHAPPVSVKEQAEIIGYRLQLGAPLSFRVLIADAETTLVVVARFLALLEMFRDRVVAFEQAGPLAELTVRWTADVAEWDSSNLSEEYEETTEGDSE